A part of Paenarthrobacter sp. A20 genomic DNA contains:
- a CDS encoding polysaccharide lyase 8 family protein, which yields MSRRTLFRAGGAAALAGALLSQAGPSFAASGLQELIDRRRLVLTGGQSAADIPELAAQLEGMGETTGKWWTSLDKAPARTSLWSDIPLTGIGQSTAATGNMGLHFNRLYDMALGYAVPGNPYAGNPELAADIVAGLQLLNDTAYKPSTKAAGNWWFWEIGVPRKTVDILTLLHAEVPEALRTSLLAAVRWFAPNPNWRGRATSLAETGANRVDKSLACCMRGILDNKPDEIALGRDALSDTVRGGINSVFTYVTSGDGFYADGSYVQHSYLPYAGTYGVVALAGIAEIIAMLGGSTWAVNDPKRSVLLDAVEETYAPFVWDGRIMDTIRGRAVSRQREPDYVSGFGLISAVLLLAPGCDEPYRSRFLALAKGWLERCADQKLVGHPTQSLAKSLLSLGVLSDTSVVAVPAPVYSRMFADQDRLVHHRPGWGCTVNLSSKRIGRYEWGNSENNLGWYQGDGMTFLYTRQDPSQFSADFWPTVDPYALPGTTVNDQVRASGAGGAGTGIPRAFQAFAGGLTVDGRWGVIGMDHLNHNKTLSGRKSWFFLDDAVVCLGAGITGTGGAAVQTTIENRSFAVGSVPSVRTDSRNRRMAPGDTPVVLKRSAHVEGHGGYVFLDAPGVSGSAEVAVVRRTGSWFDVNSGADTGGTTDPVTRDYVTITHRHGSDPAASGYAYMVLPAAGHSTTFSQSANPDVKVLANSAEVQMVEVGKDKLVMANFFAAGSAGGYTASGPCTVSAHQTGDKLTLAVADPSRTRAAVRITLAGSDWSTLVDSGPGVVLVSANPVVIEVQLDGHGHQKNLTLGT from the coding sequence ATGAGCCGCAGGACCCTTTTCCGCGCAGGAGGTGCAGCAGCCCTCGCGGGTGCCCTGCTTTCCCAGGCCGGGCCTTCGTTTGCCGCTTCGGGGCTTCAGGAACTGATCGATCGACGCCGGTTGGTCCTCACCGGAGGCCAGAGCGCCGCAGACATCCCCGAGCTCGCAGCGCAACTTGAAGGCATGGGCGAGACCACCGGGAAATGGTGGACTTCCTTGGACAAGGCCCCGGCGCGGACCTCCCTGTGGAGCGATATCCCTTTGACGGGCATCGGACAGTCCACTGCTGCTACAGGCAATATGGGCCTGCACTTCAACCGCCTGTACGACATGGCCTTGGGGTATGCAGTCCCCGGCAATCCTTATGCAGGAAACCCGGAACTGGCCGCCGACATTGTGGCGGGCCTGCAGCTCCTCAATGACACGGCGTACAAACCGTCCACCAAGGCAGCAGGCAACTGGTGGTTCTGGGAGATCGGCGTTCCCCGGAAGACCGTGGACATCCTCACCCTGCTTCATGCCGAAGTTCCCGAAGCCCTGCGGACATCCCTGTTGGCAGCCGTGCGTTGGTTTGCGCCCAACCCGAATTGGCGCGGCCGTGCCACATCCCTGGCGGAGACCGGCGCCAACCGCGTGGACAAGTCGCTGGCCTGCTGCATGCGGGGCATCCTGGACAACAAACCGGACGAGATCGCCCTGGGCAGGGACGCCTTGAGCGACACCGTCCGCGGCGGGATCAACAGTGTCTTTACCTACGTCACCAGCGGCGACGGCTTTTACGCCGATGGTTCCTATGTCCAACACTCTTACCTGCCCTACGCGGGCACTTACGGCGTGGTGGCCCTGGCCGGCATCGCCGAGATCATCGCGATGCTGGGTGGAAGCACCTGGGCAGTGAACGACCCCAAGCGCTCCGTGCTCCTCGACGCCGTGGAGGAGACCTATGCCCCGTTCGTCTGGGACGGACGGATCATGGACACCATCCGTGGCCGTGCAGTCTCCCGCCAACGCGAACCCGATTACGTCAGCGGTTTTGGACTGATCTCCGCTGTCCTGCTGCTGGCACCGGGTTGCGATGAACCCTACCGTTCACGGTTCCTGGCCTTGGCCAAGGGCTGGTTGGAACGCTGCGCGGACCAGAAACTCGTGGGGCATCCAACGCAGAGCCTGGCAAAGTCCTTGCTCTCGCTCGGCGTCCTGTCAGATACCTCCGTGGTCGCTGTGCCGGCACCCGTCTACAGCCGTATGTTTGCCGACCAAGACCGTTTGGTCCATCACCGCCCGGGCTGGGGCTGCACCGTGAACCTCTCCTCCAAGCGCATCGGCCGTTACGAGTGGGGCAACAGTGAGAACAACCTCGGCTGGTACCAGGGCGACGGGATGACCTTCCTGTACACACGGCAGGATCCTTCCCAGTTCAGCGCTGACTTCTGGCCGACAGTTGACCCCTACGCCCTTCCCGGCACCACCGTCAACGATCAAGTAAGGGCGAGCGGCGCTGGCGGGGCAGGGACCGGCATCCCCCGCGCCTTCCAGGCGTTCGCCGGTGGACTCACCGTGGACGGTCGCTGGGGCGTCATCGGCATGGACCACCTCAACCACAACAAAACCCTGTCCGGTCGGAAGTCATGGTTCTTCCTGGACGATGCTGTGGTCTGCCTCGGGGCGGGAATCACCGGTACGGGCGGCGCTGCGGTACAGACCACCATAGAGAACAGGTCGTTCGCGGTTGGGTCCGTACCGTCGGTGCGGACCGACTCCCGGAACCGTCGTATGGCGCCGGGCGACACACCCGTGGTCTTGAAGCGGTCCGCGCACGTTGAAGGGCACGGAGGCTATGTCTTCCTCGATGCGCCTGGCGTTTCCGGGTCTGCTGAAGTTGCGGTGGTTCGCCGGACGGGCAGCTGGTTCGACGTGAATTCAGGGGCGGACACTGGCGGCACCACCGATCCGGTCACCCGGGACTACGTCACCATTACGCATCGGCACGGTAGTGACCCGGCGGCATCCGGCTACGCCTATATGGTCTTGCCCGCTGCCGGCCACTCCACCACGTTCTCCCAGTCCGCCAACCCCGATGTGAAGGTCCTTGCCAACTCTGCCGAAGTCCAGATGGTGGAGGTTGGCAAGGACAAGCTGGTCATGGCCAACTTCTTCGCGGCAGGTTCAGCCGGCGGGTACACAGCGTCCGGGCCGTGCACCGTGTCCGCACACCAGACCGGGGACAAGCTCACCTTGGCCGTGGCGGATCCGTCCCGAACGCGGGCTGCTGTGAGGATCACGCTCGCCGGGTCCGACTGGAGCACGCTGGTGGATTCCGGGCCCGGCGTGGTCTTGGTCAGCGCCAACCCGGTGGTCATTGAGGTCCAGCTCGACGGGCATGGCCACCAGAAGAACCTGACGCTGGGCACCTAG
- the gabT gene encoding 4-aminobutyrate--2-oxoglutarate transaminase, translating into MTTTANELSYRIEQKRNINGAFPGPKSQALAERRSAVVAAGVASGVPVYVEDADGGIIRDVDGNSFIDLGSGIAVTSVGASDPAVVAAVQEAAAHFTHTCFMVTPYEGYVAVAEQLNRLTPGDHAKRTVLFNSGAEAVENAVKVARLATGRDAVVAFDHAYHGRTNLTMALTAKAMPYKTNFGPFAPEVYRMPMSYPFREENPEITGAEAAKRAITMIEKQIGGDQVAAIIIEPIQGEGGFIVPAEGFLPALSAWAKEKGIVFIADEVQSGFCRTGEWFAVDHEGVVPDIITMAKGIAGGLPLSAITGRADLLDAVHPGGLGGTYGGNPVACAAALAAIDTMEQHDLNGRARHIEELALGKLRELADEVSVVGDIRGRGAMLAIELVQSGSKEPNAELTKAVAAACLQEGVIILTCGTYGNVIRLLPPLVISDELLIDGLEVLAAAIKAHA; encoded by the coding sequence ATGACTACCACCGCGAACGAACTCTCGTACCGCATCGAGCAGAAGCGCAACATCAACGGCGCCTTCCCCGGCCCCAAGTCGCAGGCCCTGGCTGAGCGCCGCTCCGCCGTCGTTGCTGCCGGCGTCGCCTCGGGTGTCCCCGTCTACGTTGAAGACGCCGACGGCGGCATCATCCGCGACGTTGATGGCAACTCCTTCATCGACCTCGGTTCCGGCATCGCCGTGACCAGCGTCGGCGCTTCCGACCCCGCCGTCGTCGCCGCCGTCCAGGAAGCAGCTGCGCACTTCACGCACACCTGCTTCATGGTCACCCCGTACGAGGGCTACGTTGCAGTTGCCGAGCAGCTGAACCGCCTCACCCCGGGCGACCACGCCAAGCGCACCGTGCTGTTCAACTCTGGCGCTGAAGCCGTGGAGAACGCCGTCAAGGTTGCACGCCTGGCCACCGGCCGCGATGCCGTGGTTGCTTTCGACCACGCGTACCACGGCCGTACCAACCTGACCATGGCACTGACCGCCAAGGCCATGCCGTACAAGACCAACTTCGGCCCGTTCGCGCCCGAGGTCTACCGCATGCCCATGAGCTACCCGTTCCGCGAAGAGAACCCGGAGATCACCGGTGCCGAGGCCGCCAAGCGCGCCATCACCATGATCGAGAAGCAGATCGGTGGCGACCAGGTTGCCGCCATCATCATCGAACCCATCCAGGGCGAGGGCGGCTTCATCGTTCCGGCCGAAGGTTTCCTCCCGGCACTGTCCGCTTGGGCCAAGGAAAAGGGCATCGTCTTCATCGCTGACGAGGTCCAGTCCGGCTTCTGCCGCACGGGCGAATGGTTCGCCGTTGACCACGAAGGTGTTGTCCCGGACATCATCACCATGGCCAAGGGCATCGCCGGCGGCCTCCCGCTGTCCGCGATCACCGGCCGCGCCGACCTGCTCGACGCCGTTCACCCGGGCGGCCTCGGCGGCACCTACGGTGGTAACCCGGTCGCTTGCGCAGCAGCACTGGCAGCCATCGACACCATGGAGCAGCACGACCTCAACGGCCGCGCCCGCCACATCGAAGAGCTCGCCCTGGGCAAACTCCGCGAACTGGCTGACGAAGTTTCCGTGGTTGGCGACATCCGTGGCCGCGGCGCCATGCTGGCTATCGAACTCGTTCAGTCCGGCTCCAAGGAACCGAACGCTGAACTGACCAAGGCTGTGGCCGCCGCTTGCCTCCAGGAAGGCGTCATCATCCTGACCTGCGGCACCTACGGCAACGTGATCCGCCTGCTCCCGCCGCTGGTCATCAGCGACGAACTGCTGATCGACGGCCTCGAGGTCCTCGCCGCAGCCATCAAGGCACACGCGTAA
- a CDS encoding gamma-aminobutyraldehyde dehydrogenase, translating into MVQTLQNFINGEFVTPVGTGLLDIVNPTNGEIVAKSPISVQADVDAAMTAASDAFKTWKHVTPGQRQLMLLKLADAVEANSDELVDAQHRNTGQVRSLIASEEVAAGADQLRFFAGAARIMEGKSAGEYFEGHTSYVRREPIGVVAQVAPWNYPFLMAIWKIGPALAAGNTVVLKPSDTTPESTLVLARLAGEIFPAGVLNVVLGTGETGAMMVDHKVPGLVSITGSVRAGIAVASGAAKGLKRAHLELGGKAPAIVFKDADIKKSAAAIAEFAFFNAGQDCTAITRVLVEDSVHDDVVAAMVEHTKTLHTGSQNDEDNYFGPLNNVNHFNAVTSVVEHLPANCKIETGGHRAGEKGFFFEPTIISGAKQTDDIVQKETFGPVITVQKFSTEAEALDLANDVEYALASSVWTTDHGTAMRMSRDLDFGAVWINTHILLTAEMPHGGFKQSGYGKDLSMYGVEDYTRIKHVMSALDA; encoded by the coding sequence GTGGTTCAAACCTTGCAGAACTTCATCAACGGCGAATTCGTTACGCCGGTAGGTACGGGTCTCCTTGACATCGTGAACCCCACCAATGGGGAGATCGTTGCCAAGTCGCCGATTTCGGTGCAGGCCGACGTCGACGCCGCCATGACCGCTGCCAGCGACGCCTTCAAGACGTGGAAGCACGTCACGCCGGGCCAGCGCCAGCTCATGTTGCTCAAGCTTGCCGACGCCGTGGAGGCCAACAGCGACGAACTCGTTGACGCCCAGCACCGCAACACCGGCCAGGTACGCTCCCTGATCGCTTCCGAGGAAGTTGCCGCCGGCGCCGACCAGCTCCGCTTCTTCGCCGGTGCTGCACGCATCATGGAAGGCAAGTCTGCCGGTGAATACTTCGAGGGCCACACCTCCTACGTACGTCGCGAACCGATCGGCGTCGTAGCCCAGGTTGCGCCGTGGAACTACCCGTTCCTCATGGCCATCTGGAAGATCGGCCCCGCCCTGGCTGCCGGCAACACCGTTGTCCTCAAGCCGTCGGACACCACCCCGGAATCCACCCTGGTCCTGGCACGCCTCGCCGGCGAGATCTTCCCGGCCGGTGTCCTGAACGTTGTCCTCGGCACCGGTGAGACCGGCGCCATGATGGTTGACCACAAGGTCCCCGGGCTGGTCTCCATCACCGGTTCCGTCCGCGCGGGCATCGCAGTCGCCAGCGGCGCAGCCAAGGGCCTCAAGCGTGCACACCTGGAACTTGGCGGCAAGGCTCCGGCCATTGTCTTCAAGGACGCCGACATCAAGAAGAGCGCCGCGGCCATCGCCGAGTTCGCCTTCTTCAACGCCGGCCAGGACTGCACCGCCATCACCCGCGTGTTGGTGGAGGACTCCGTTCACGACGACGTCGTGGCAGCCATGGTGGAACACACCAAGACCCTGCACACCGGTTCGCAGAACGACGAAGACAACTACTTCGGCCCGCTCAACAACGTGAACCACTTCAACGCCGTCACCTCGGTAGTGGAGCACCTCCCGGCCAACTGCAAGATCGAAACCGGTGGCCACCGCGCAGGCGAGAAGGGCTTCTTCTTCGAGCCCACCATCATCTCCGGGGCCAAGCAGACCGACGACATCGTGCAGAAGGAAACCTTCGGTCCGGTCATTACCGTGCAGAAGTTCAGCACTGAAGCCGAAGCACTCGACCTGGCCAACGACGTCGAGTACGCCCTGGCGTCCAGCGTCTGGACCACCGACCACGGCACGGCCATGCGCATGAGCCGCGACCTGGACTTCGGTGCGGTCTGGATCAACACCCACATCCTGCTGACGGCAGAGATGCCGCACGGCGGCTTCAAGCAGTCCGGCTACGGCAAGGACCTCTCCATGTACGGCGTGGAAGACTACACGCGCATCAAGCACGTGATGAGTGCACTCGACGCGTAG
- a CDS encoding PucR family transcriptional regulator — translation MAMSLASLVAVPSLKLRQAGLAETTLNQDISWVAVTELEDPQRFLSGGELVLTTGLRLKSAADQRRFVRQAQRAGAVGIGFGIGLTHESVPDALVAEANRWGLPLVEVPYEIPFIAIGKLVAESHSADHYSNLERLLAGHQILARSLLTGGGLNELLKQLGSMLRTDVVLTQFSAQLYNSVAGKPAPTADGWASYPIPTGRRDACTLWLRQPFVDSGIVSYAQNLISVELNNMVKQRQSQRAMAGQVLDDVIHGTLETIEAARRLAGVGINSTRKNVVLVAESAAHHKQLVSISLPQALEAGVSAVVGKDLVTVISDDGSSATALAKSLSDHLQEAGIHAVIGIGGAYTKPNGLRWSYFEARDAVAHGLPVNEPERLSLTSLLLASEDVPLADMASESLTPLRKFDAAHGAELVATLESYLNHNGSVAAVAEALTLHRNTVRYRLAQITELTGYDPSQTQDRVQLWLALAVQRLGSRNPR, via the coding sequence ATGGCAATGTCCCTCGCTTCACTCGTCGCTGTCCCCTCCCTGAAACTCCGCCAGGCAGGACTTGCCGAAACCACGCTGAACCAAGACATCAGCTGGGTCGCGGTGACGGAGCTGGAGGACCCCCAACGCTTCCTGAGCGGCGGCGAATTGGTCCTCACCACGGGCCTGCGCCTCAAGAGTGCGGCGGATCAGCGGCGCTTCGTCCGTCAAGCCCAGCGCGCGGGAGCCGTGGGGATCGGTTTCGGCATTGGCCTGACCCACGAGTCGGTTCCCGATGCCCTGGTCGCTGAGGCCAACCGCTGGGGCCTGCCCTTGGTGGAGGTCCCTTACGAGATCCCCTTCATCGCCATCGGCAAGCTCGTGGCCGAGTCCCACTCAGCGGACCACTACTCCAACCTGGAACGGCTTCTGGCCGGGCACCAGATCCTTGCCCGCTCCCTGCTCACCGGCGGTGGCCTCAACGAACTCCTCAAGCAGTTGGGCAGCATGCTCCGCACCGATGTTGTGCTCACCCAGTTCAGCGCTCAGCTCTACAACAGCGTGGCCGGCAAGCCCGCGCCGACGGCGGATGGCTGGGCTTCGTATCCGATTCCCACCGGCCGCAGGGACGCCTGCACCTTGTGGTTGCGGCAGCCTTTCGTCGACTCCGGAATCGTCAGCTACGCGCAGAACCTCATCAGCGTGGAACTCAACAACATGGTCAAGCAGCGCCAGTCCCAGCGTGCCATGGCCGGGCAAGTGCTGGACGACGTCATCCACGGCACCCTGGAAACCATCGAGGCCGCCCGCCGCTTGGCCGGCGTCGGCATCAACAGCACGCGTAAGAACGTAGTACTCGTTGCCGAATCCGCGGCACACCACAAGCAACTGGTCAGCATTTCGCTGCCCCAGGCGCTGGAAGCCGGCGTCAGCGCCGTCGTCGGGAAGGACCTTGTCACCGTCATCAGCGATGACGGCAGTTCCGCTACCGCCTTGGCCAAGAGCCTCAGCGACCACCTGCAGGAGGCCGGTATCCACGCCGTGATCGGAATAGGCGGCGCCTACACGAAGCCCAACGGCCTGCGCTGGAGCTACTTTGAAGCGCGCGACGCCGTGGCGCACGGCTTGCCGGTTAACGAGCCGGAGCGCCTCAGCCTGACGTCCCTGCTCCTCGCCAGCGAGGACGTTCCCCTGGCCGATATGGCCAGCGAGTCGCTGACGCCTCTCCGGAAGTTCGACGCCGCTCATGGGGCCGAGTTGGTGGCCACCCTGGAAAGCTACTTGAACCACAACGGGTCTGTTGCCGCCGTCGCCGAAGCCCTGACGTTGCACCGGAATACCGTGCGATACCGTCTGGCGCAGATCACCGAACTGACGGGCTACGACCCTTCGCAGACGCAGGACCGGGTGCAGCTCTGGCTGGCGTTGGCGGTGCAGCGACTGGGTTCACGCAACCCCCGCTAA
- a CDS encoding MFS transporter has product MAATTPLTPSTGNIPTIPTAQAAPALSVNAAVPKTRVVAVVGIIAVVLIGLNLRAGITSAAALFHELQQVLGYGALVASILPSIPLLCFAVAGMGTSWLTRRVGVEKAIAIALALLAGGLLVRGVPVTGALLGGTVLAMSGLAVCNVAMPSFIREHYSERTSMMTGLYTFTMSGGATFAAVVSVPLAQELGSPSMGLAAWGLLGVAALLGFLPIVLHTHRSATKTDRPRVSMWPLLRTRLGILITAIFTFQAFLAYAVMSWFAYILTSQGLSASESGLQFGVMQLVSVAAGMILLAFGSRPGMLRPALYLASSSTLLAIAAMVWLPTSLAVVPAVLFGFGLGIFPLVLVIISRSGRSTAETTALSTIAQSLGYLIAAIGPFGMGLLHSATGGWVLPLSLLSIVAVALMVTCHLLTSKRTATKTGPRTA; this is encoded by the coding sequence ATGGCCGCGACGACTCCTCTTACCCCCAGCACCGGAAACATCCCTACGATTCCCACCGCCCAGGCTGCTCCTGCCCTTTCGGTCAACGCAGCCGTCCCGAAGACCCGCGTCGTCGCCGTCGTCGGCATTATTGCCGTGGTCCTTATCGGCCTGAACCTGCGGGCGGGCATCACCAGCGCCGCAGCGCTGTTCCATGAGCTGCAGCAGGTGCTGGGCTACGGCGCCCTGGTCGCGTCCATCCTGCCGTCCATCCCCCTGCTGTGCTTTGCTGTCGCAGGCATGGGAACGTCGTGGTTGACCCGTCGCGTGGGTGTCGAGAAAGCCATTGCCATAGCCCTGGCGCTGCTGGCCGGCGGCTTGTTGGTACGCGGTGTTCCAGTGACGGGCGCCCTCCTCGGCGGTACGGTCCTGGCGATGTCCGGACTGGCGGTGTGCAATGTGGCCATGCCGTCCTTCATCCGCGAGCACTACTCCGAGCGCACCTCCATGATGACCGGCCTTTACACCTTCACCATGTCCGGCGGCGCCACCTTCGCCGCAGTCGTCAGCGTTCCGTTGGCGCAGGAACTCGGCTCACCGTCCATGGGCCTGGCCGCCTGGGGCCTGCTGGGTGTCGCAGCCCTCCTCGGCTTCCTGCCGATCGTCCTGCACACGCACCGGAGCGCCACCAAGACTGATCGGCCCCGCGTGTCCATGTGGCCGTTGCTCCGCACCCGGCTGGGCATCCTGATTACAGCGATCTTTACGTTCCAGGCCTTCCTTGCCTACGCCGTGATGAGCTGGTTCGCCTACATCCTGACCTCCCAGGGCCTCAGCGCTTCAGAGAGCGGCCTGCAGTTCGGTGTCATGCAGCTGGTCTCCGTAGCTGCCGGCATGATCCTCCTTGCGTTCGGCTCCCGGCCCGGCATGCTCCGCCCCGCCCTGTACCTCGCCAGCAGCTCCACGTTGCTGGCCATCGCCGCCATGGTCTGGCTGCCGACGTCGCTGGCGGTTGTCCCGGCCGTCTTGTTCGGATTCGGCTTGGGCATCTTCCCGCTGGTTTTGGTGATCATCAGCCGCAGCGGACGGTCGACGGCGGAAACCACCGCGCTCTCCACCATCGCCCAATCGCTGGGATACTTGATTGCGGCCATTGGCCCCTTTGGCATGGGACTGCTCCACAGCGCCACCGGCGGCTGGGTACTGCCCCTGAGCCTGCTGTCCATCGTGGCCGTGGCGCTCATGGTCACCTGCCACCTGCTCACCAGCAAGCGCACTGCCACCAAGACCGGACCGAGGACTGCATGA
- a CDS encoding FadR/GntR family transcriptional regulator, whose product MTLTPSHRPALAEEVTSKLRDMIKSGEWPLQERIPAEPELMSTLGVSRGTLREAIKALAHSGMLEVRRGDGTYVRANSEMSGAAQRMYLEHTQEHIVEVRLGLDTQAARLATKHATAEDLAEMRRLLALRHDAWQAEDYPTWASADWEFHERVALASGNPLLHQLYVSFGGVFHNDLLRQQRKGGFNGIPREGHDELVDALEAHDPDAAVRSVYRNLDYCSDQGPR is encoded by the coding sequence ATGACCCTGACTCCATCGCATCGCCCGGCCCTGGCCGAGGAGGTCACTTCCAAGCTCCGGGACATGATCAAGTCCGGCGAATGGCCACTTCAGGAGCGCATCCCCGCGGAGCCCGAACTCATGTCCACGCTGGGCGTTTCGCGGGGAACCCTGCGCGAAGCCATCAAGGCACTGGCCCACTCCGGAATGCTTGAGGTACGACGCGGCGACGGCACGTATGTGCGGGCCAACAGTGAGATGTCCGGCGCGGCCCAGCGCATGTACCTGGAGCACACCCAGGAACATATCGTTGAAGTCCGGCTCGGCCTGGACACCCAGGCTGCCCGCCTGGCCACCAAGCACGCCACCGCCGAAGACCTGGCCGAAATGCGACGTCTCCTGGCGCTACGCCACGATGCTTGGCAGGCCGAGGACTATCCCACGTGGGCCAGCGCCGACTGGGAATTCCACGAGCGCGTTGCCTTGGCGTCAGGGAATCCCCTGCTGCACCAGTTGTACGTTTCGTTCGGTGGCGTGTTCCACAACGACCTCCTCAGGCAGCAGCGCAAGGGCGGCTTCAACGGCATCCCCCGCGAAGGGCACGACGAATTGGTGGATGCCCTCGAAGCCCACGATCCCGACGCCGCCGTGCGCAGCGTGTACCGGAACCTGGACTACTGTTCGGACCAGGGCCCGCGGTAA
- a CDS encoding MBL fold metallo-hydrolase, translating into MDVVVIETPQLGDRSYLVHDGTVAVVIDPQRDIDRVEKAAREAGVRITHVAETHLHNDYVTGGLVLAEKHGAAYLVNAADEVSFVRVPVTDGQVLHVGRLRVSVVATPGHTHTHLSYVVRDDTHDGGPEAVFSGGSLLYGSVGRTDLVSPHDTAKLAHDQYSSVRRLVDSAHPDAALYPTHGFGSFCSIGPASHQESSTIGEQAESNHALTDSNEDHFVAQLLENITAYPAYYAHMSPLNAAGVGPADLDVPDSVDPEELDRRLTAGEWVVDLRHRVAFADSHLHGSVSFEYGKGDNFTSYLGWVIPWNQPLTLLGPHGEVHKAIRDLARIGIDNPDAAVGPQPGEWAPESPRASYPHGDWTALLKGREPEDMVLDVRRPGEFKTSHIKGALNVPVYELLARISELPDDRIWVHCATGYRASVAASLLDRAGRDVVLINARFKDAAGAGIETT; encoded by the coding sequence ATGGACGTAGTGGTCATCGAAACTCCCCAGTTGGGGGACCGCAGCTACCTGGTGCATGACGGCACTGTGGCGGTGGTGATAGACCCCCAACGGGACATTGACCGGGTTGAAAAGGCTGCCCGTGAAGCCGGCGTGCGGATCACGCATGTGGCCGAAACGCACCTGCACAATGACTACGTCACTGGTGGTTTGGTTCTGGCGGAGAAGCACGGTGCCGCGTACTTGGTGAACGCGGCCGATGAGGTTTCGTTTGTGAGGGTTCCCGTCACTGACGGCCAGGTCCTCCACGTTGGCCGCCTTCGTGTCTCGGTGGTGGCAACCCCGGGTCACACGCACACGCACCTCTCCTACGTGGTCCGGGATGACACGCACGACGGCGGCCCTGAGGCTGTGTTTTCCGGCGGCAGCTTGCTCTACGGTTCCGTCGGACGGACGGACCTGGTATCGCCGCACGACACCGCAAAGCTGGCCCACGACCAATACTCGTCGGTCCGCCGATTGGTGGACTCGGCGCATCCTGACGCTGCGCTCTACCCGACCCACGGCTTCGGATCGTTCTGCTCCATCGGCCCCGCGAGCCACCAGGAATCATCGACGATCGGCGAGCAAGCAGAGTCCAACCACGCCCTGACGGATTCCAACGAGGACCACTTCGTTGCGCAGCTTCTGGAGAACATCACGGCCTATCCCGCGTATTACGCCCACATGAGCCCACTCAATGCGGCCGGCGTTGGCCCTGCGGACTTGGACGTGCCGGACTCCGTTGATCCGGAGGAACTTGACCGGCGTCTCACAGCTGGGGAGTGGGTGGTGGATCTGCGGCATCGCGTCGCGTTCGCGGACAGCCACCTGCACGGAAGCGTGAGTTTCGAGTACGGGAAGGGCGACAATTTCACCAGCTACCTGGGCTGGGTCATCCCGTGGAACCAACCGCTCACGTTGCTGGGCCCACACGGCGAGGTGCATAAGGCGATCCGCGACTTGGCGAGGATCGGCATCGACAACCCGGATGCCGCCGTCGGGCCTCAACCTGGTGAGTGGGCACCGGAGTCTCCACGTGCGAGCTACCCGCATGGGGACTGGACAGCTCTCCTCAAGGGCCGGGAGCCGGAGGACATGGTGTTGGACGTCCGGCGTCCTGGCGAGTTCAAGACTTCCCATATCAAGGGTGCGCTGAACGTGCCCGTCTACGAGCTCCTCGCAAGGATCAGTGAGCTGCCGGATGACAGAATTTGGGTGCACTGCGCCACGGGCTACAGGGCGAGTGTTGCCGCCAGCTTGCTGGACCGGGCCGGGCGGGATGTGGTGCTCATCAATGCCAGGTTCAAGGATGCCGCCGGGGCCGGCATCGAAACAACCTAG